CCTGGCGCGCCTGCAGTCCGTCCACCGTGGTCACGAGCGCGTCGCCCCACAGGTCGGTGGCCTGCAGCCAGGGCTCGGAGTCGGCGGCGAAGTCCTTCGGCGCCGAGGACCGGATCCGTTCGGGCGCCTGCGCGATCTGCTGGGCGTAGTCGCGCAGCCCGGCGAGGGCCTTCGCCCGATCGCCCCCGTCCCACTCGCCGCGGAACTCCTCCAGCCGACGTTCCAGCTCCGGCGCGGGCGGCTGCCACGGGGAACCGTTGGCCAGCGGCGACATGCTGTTGAGGTCGAAGAACACCAGCAGCGCCCGGGTGGTCTCCGGGTCGGCCGCCGACGCAGGCCGCAGCGCCGCCGACGGGTCCGTCGCCAGGTAGCGGGCCGCGGCGCGGTGCGCGCGCTGCGCGTCGAAATCGTCGTCGTTCCAGGCGAAGTCGGCGGCGCCGACCTCGACGACCTTGCTGGCCGCGGCCTGGTTCATCGGGTTCACCACGTCGCCGACGAGCTGTTCGCTCAACCCCGGTTCGCGTTCCCCGTACGGCCCGAGCAGCAACCGGCCGACGGACTTGTTGAAGTCGTTGACCGGGTAGTTGTCCCAGAGGAACACCTTCCGGCCCCACACCTGCGCGGCCTTCTCCGCGTCCGAGACGGTGATCTGCTCGGGGATCACGCCGTCCCCGGTCCACATCACCACGACCCGCGGGTCGAGCCCGTCGCGCAGCGCCGTCTTGTACGCCGAGTCGTCGTAGTCGGAGTACTCGGTCGGCACCGTCTGCAGCGGCTGCGCGCCGGGATGGGTGTCGATGAATTCGCGCTGCACCCGGCTGAGCAGTTCGGCTTGCGCGCGGCCCGCGGCGGCTTCGCCCGGTGCGCCGTAGCGCTCCTGGTCTTCGGCGCAGTTCCAGCGGGTGTAGGAGATGTCGTCGAACGGCACGGAGAAGTCCCGCACCCCCGAGTCGTACACGGCCTGCAACTTCGCTTGCAGCGCTTGGAAATCGGCGGGGTCGTTGTAGCAGATCGACGTTCCCGGCGAGAGCGCGAAGGTGAACTTCACGTGGTGCGCCCCGGCCTGGCCGATGAGCTGCTTGACCTCGTCGAGCTTGTCCGCCGGGTACGGCTCGCGCCAGCGCTCCCGGTGGTACGGGTCGTCCTTCGGCGCGTAGATGTAGGTGTTGAGCTTGACGTCGCCGTAGAACGCGAGCTGGTCCATCCGTTCGGCGTGCGTCCACGGGCTGCCGTAGAAGCCTTCGATCGAGCCGCGCAGCGGCATGTTCGGCTGGTCCACGACGCCGACCCCGGCGATCCGGCCGGGCGAGGCGAGCTGGCGCAGCGTCTGCACGCCGTAGTAGGCGCCGGTCGCGTCGTCCGCCCCGAGCACCACGCTGTCCTGCCCGCCGCGGGCCGCGAACACGTAGCCCTCTTCGGGCAGCGAACCGGGGGCTCCCCAGCCGTTGGCCTGCAGGCCCTTCACGATCCCCGGGGCCATCCGGTCACCGATCCGGACCAGCAGTGTCGCGTCCTCGGCGGCCGCGCCGGGTTCGCGCACGACGACGTCGGAGGCACCGGCTTCGCGCAGCACGCGCTGCGCCAGGTCCCGGGTCTGCGGGTCGACGAACGGGTCGACGACGAGTTCGACCTTGCCGCGCACCGCCACGTCGTCGCCGAGCCGTTCCGCCTTCTGCGGCTGCGGCACCACTTCCGGCACTCCTTCGGCCGGGTAGGACGCCGGCCCCGATTCGCCGCCGGTCGGGGGCTGCTGCGGAGGCGGTGCCGCCGCATCGGTGCAGCCCGCGGCGATCAGAGCGGCGCTGAGCAGCATCGCCGCCGCACCACCGACCCGGCGCCACGCACCTGAACTGGCCATCCGCCCGAACCTCCTCAACCCGTAGTACCCGGAACACGCGGCACTCAGGAGATCACACCGCCCCCGCGATCGCCGTGACCTGACCGGCTTGCGCCACCGATTCCCACCACCGCCACCCCCGGAATCCCCCGTTCGACGCCACACCCAGCACCGTCCCTCACCCCAAGGCGACAACCCCCACGAAGACCAACGAAGCAAAACCCACCGTCCCCCACCAAGTCCCTGCCACGAGCGAGCGAAACCACCCCTCCCTCGACAAAGCCGCGCAATGCGCGACAAAGCCCACCTGCCTCGCGGCGAAGCCGTGCCTGGGCGGCGAAGCCGTGCCTGGGCGGCGAAGCCAGCCTGCCTTGCGGCCGTAGGCCGTGCCTGTATTCGCGCAGCGAATAGCCCACGCAAGCAAGCCGACCACCCGCGGGTTCTCAGCGTCCTTCTCGCGAGGACAGCTTTTTCCCTCGTGGCGGAGCCACTCGGGAAAAAGATCCCGCAGCGAGAAGGACGCTGAGGTTCCGCTACCCGGACACCCCAGCAACACCAGCCGTGGAAGCAATCCCTAAAGCCGACCTTCCACGCACCACCGAAACCACACGCCCAAACCCGGGAAGGCTCTAAAACCCGACGCCGCACACCAAGCCGAGCGGGACTCCACAAACCCAGCCACACACCCAAGCCGGGCAGGCTCTAAAACCCGACCCCCCACGCCAAGCCGAGCGAGACTCCACAACCCAACCCCCACGCCAAGCCAGGGAGACTCCAAAGCCCCCTAGACGCGAAGAAGGGCCGCCCCCGCAGGAACGGCCCTTCTTCGTGCGATAGCTGGGATTCAAGAATCCCGGGTATCGGCTTGGGTCACATCATGCCGCCCATGCCACCCATCGGGTCGCCACCGCCGGCGCCCGCGCCAGCGGACTCCTTCTCCGGCTTGTCCGCGACCACGGCTTCGGTGGTCAGGAACAGC
This window of the Saccharopolyspora gloriosae genome carries:
- a CDS encoding beta-N-acetylhexosaminidase family protein; this translates as MASSGAWRRVGGAAAMLLSAALIAAGCTDAAAPPPQQPPTGGESGPASYPAEGVPEVVPQPQKAERLGDDVAVRGKVELVVDPFVDPQTRDLAQRVLREAGASDVVVREPGAAAEDATLLVRIGDRMAPGIVKGLQANGWGAPGSLPEEGYVFAARGGQDSVVLGADDATGAYYGVQTLRQLASPGRIAGVGVVDQPNMPLRGSIEGFYGSPWTHAERMDQLAFYGDVKLNTYIYAPKDDPYHRERWREPYPADKLDEVKQLIGQAGAHHVKFTFALSPGTSICYNDPADFQALQAKLQAVYDSGVRDFSVPFDDISYTRWNCAEDQERYGAPGEAAAGRAQAELLSRVQREFIDTHPGAQPLQTVPTEYSDYDDSAYKTALRDGLDPRVVVMWTGDGVIPEQITVSDAEKAAQVWGRKVFLWDNYPVNDFNKSVGRLLLGPYGEREPGLSEQLVGDVVNPMNQAAASKVVEVGAADFAWNDDDFDAQRAHRAAARYLATDPSAALRPASAADPETTRALLVFFDLNSMSPLANGSPWQPPAPELERRLEEFRGEWDGGDRAKALAGLRDYAQQIAQAPERIRSSAPKDFAADSEPWLQATDLWGDALVTTVDGLQARQDGNQAVADERFAAAAELGRRAEQVQTVPGETRPQGAVRLADGVLDVFVREAPQLP